The sequence below is a genomic window from Rudanella lutea DSM 19387.
AGGTAGCACCATCCGAATCCGGGGGGGCTCGTCGCTCAACGCCAGCAACGACCCACTCGTGGTTATCGACGGCGTTCCACTCGACAACCGCGAAATCACGGGTGCCTCAAACGCCTTGAGCCTCATCAACCCGAACGATATCGAAACGTTTACGGTGTTGAAAGACGCGTCGGCCGCAGCAATCTACGGCTCACGGGCCGCCAATGGCGTTATCCTGATCACGACAAAAAAAGGCCGCACCGGCGACCAGACCCGTATCAGCTTTAGCACGCTCGGTTCGGTATCGGTCAACGGCAAGCAACTATCAACGCTCAACGCGACCCAGTTCCGGGAATTAATTAACCGCATCGGCAACGAAGATCAGAAAGCCTTGCTCAACGTGGGTACCACCCCCGAAACGAGCACCAACTGGCAGGATCAGATTTTCCGGCCCGCTTTCAGCACCGACAATAACCTGAGCATCACCGGCTCCACCAGGTCGATGCCGTACCGTGCTTCGGTAGGGTACATTTCGCAAAACGGTACCCTCAAAACATCAAATTTTCAGCGGGTTTCCGGCTCGCTGGGTCTGAGCCCGCGCTTCTTCAACAACACACTCCGGGTTGACATCAACCTGAAGGGCTCGATCATTAACAACCGCTTTGCCGACGTGGGCGCTATTGGCGCGGCCGTGGCATTCGACCCCACCAAGCCCGTGTATAGCGGCAACGAAAACTTTGGCGGTTTCTACGAATGGCTTACGCCCACGGGGATTCCAAACCCACAAGCTACCCGCAACCCGCTCGGACTGCTTTACAACCGCGACGACCGCACCGAAATCGCCCGGAGCATCGGTAACGTGCAGTTCGATTATCAGTTGCCGTTTGTGCAGGGGCTGCGCGCCAACCTGAACCTCGGCTACGATATTTCAAAGTCAGAAGGTCTGAATTTTACCCCTGCCTATGCCGGTGCACAATTTGTACAGGGTGGCAACGGGGGCCAATCGCAAAAGTCGACCGGCTCACGTAACAACAAAACGCTGGAGTTTTACCTCAACTACGTAAAACAGTTGAACCCGAGCAACCGCATCGACGCTACGGCGGGTTACTCGTACCAGGACTTCATCCGCGATGTACCGAGCTACCCCAATCTGCGGGCCAACGGTCGCGATACGATTGCGGCCGCCGGTATTCCGTTCCGCACACAGTACACGCTGCTGGCGTTTTTTGGCCGGATCAACTACTCGCTCAAAGACCGCTACGTGCTTACGGCCACCGTGCGTCGGGATGCCACCTCGCGCTTCGGCCCCGACAGCCGCTGGGGTACCTTCCCCTCGCTGGGCTTCTCGTGGAGCATCAAAGACGAGCCGTTCCTGAAATCAGCCAATGCCCTGTCGGCGTTGAAACTACGGCTGGGTTACGGGGTTACGGGTCAGCAAGACCTCACGGGTCTGGCCTCCGACTATGCCTACCTGCCCCGCTACACCATCAGCGACCCCACGGCACAGTATCAGTTTGGCAACACGTTTATCCGCACGCTGCGGGCTGAAGGCTACGACGCTAACCTGAAATGGGAAGAAACCGAGGCTATCAATGCAGCCGTCGACGTGGCTTTCTTCGACGGGCGTTTGGGCGGTAGCCTGGATGTGTACCAGAAAAACACCCGCGACCTGCTGGCCGTGATTCCGGTACCGGCTGGCACCAACCTCACCAATCAGGTACTGACCAACGTGGGCAGCCTCCGCAATCGGGGTATCGAACTGACGGTTAACACCAACCCGATCCGGCGCGATGGCATGAACCTCGACGTGAATTTCAACGTGACCTACAACGAGAACAAAATCACGAATCTGACCCGCGTGCCGGTTCCCAACGATCCGGGCGTGCAGGTAGGTGGTATCTCGGGTGGTACGGGCAACTTCATCCAGATTCAGACGGTGGGCTACCCCATCAACACCTTCTACGTGTTGCGGCAGGTGTACAACCAAAGCGGTTTGCCAGTTGAAGGAGTGTACGAAGACCGCAACGGCGACGGACAGATTACGGTGGATGATCGGGTGCGGTATCAGGCCTCGAACCCCAACTGGCTCATGGGCTTTACCACGCAGTTTACCTACGGGCGGTTCAACGCCGGTCTCGTGCTGCGCGGCACGGTGGGCAACTACGTGTACAACAACACCCGCTCCAACGGTAGCGCCTACAACAACTTTGTAAACGCCCTCGGGTTCCTGTCGAACGGTCTCGACAATGTACTCACGACCAATTTCACCCGTAGCCAGTACTTCTCGGATTACTACGTGGAGAATGCCTCGTTTGTGCGTCTCGACAACCTGAATCTGGGTTACAATTTTGGCAGTATCTGGGGTAAAGGCGACCGCAAGGCTAACCTGCGCGGGACCCTGACGGCGCAG
It includes:
- a CDS encoding SusC/RagA family TonB-linked outer membrane protein produces the protein MKAFYKTFGPPAVGGQARLSVLRTRLGVFGFVLALLFTVQTAFGQGATISGTVKEADGTPLPGVTVQVKGTTRGTNTDIDGRYQLTNVQPGATLVFSFIGKTPQEAVVGNQSVIDVTLADDSKSLQEVVVVGYGTQRRKDLTGSIASISAEEFQKGNIVNPEQLVAGKLAGVQITPPSGQPGGGSTIRIRGGSSLNASNDPLVVIDGVPLDNREITGASNALSLINPNDIETFTVLKDASAAAIYGSRAANGVILITTKKGRTGDQTRISFSTLGSVSVNGKQLSTLNATQFRELINRIGNEDQKALLNVGTTPETSTNWQDQIFRPAFSTDNNLSITGSTRSMPYRASVGYISQNGTLKTSNFQRVSGSLGLSPRFFNNTLRVDINLKGSIINNRFADVGAIGAAVAFDPTKPVYSGNENFGGFYEWLTPTGIPNPQATRNPLGLLYNRDDRTEIARSIGNVQFDYQLPFVQGLRANLNLGYDISKSEGLNFTPAYAGAQFVQGGNGGQSQKSTGSRNNKTLEFYLNYVKQLNPSNRIDATAGYSYQDFIRDVPSYPNLRANGRDTIAAAGIPFRTQYTLLAFFGRINYSLKDRYVLTATVRRDATSRFGPDSRWGTFPSLGFSWSIKDEPFLKSANALSALKLRLGYGVTGQQDLTGLASDYAYLPRYTISDPTAQYQFGNTFIRTLRAEGYDANLKWEETEAINAAVDVAFFDGRLGGSLDVYQKNTRDLLAVIPVPAGTNLTNQVLTNVGSLRNRGIELTVNTNPIRRDGMNLDVNFNVTYNENKITNLTRVPVPNDPGVQVGGISGGTGNFIQIQTVGYPINTFYVLRQVYNQSGLPVEGVYEDRNGDGQITVDDRVRYQASNPNWLMGFTTQFTYGRFNAGLVLRGTVGNYVYNNTRSNGSAYNNFVNALGFLSNGLDNVLTTNFTRSQYFSDYYVENASFVRLDNLNLGYNFGSIWGKGDRKANLRGTLTAQNLFVITKYSGLDPEIDNGRDNNFYPRPRIVSAGLNLDF